Proteins co-encoded in one Metabacillus sp. KUDC1714 genomic window:
- a CDS encoding CtsR family transcriptional regulator: MRNISDIIEQYLKKVLDSSGKEIVEIKRSEIADKFQCVPSQINYVINTRFTIERGYVVESKRGGGGYIRIIKVRANNQAHLLDQILHLIHHRLSQASAEDIIGRLVSEEVISSREAKLMLSVIDRSVLYIELPHRDELRARMFKAMITSLKYK; encoded by the coding sequence GTGAGAAATATTTCAGACATTATTGAACAGTATTTGAAAAAGGTACTAGATAGTAGTGGCAAGGAAATAGTCGAGATTAAACGAAGTGAAATTGCAGATAAATTTCAGTGTGTGCCTTCACAGATCAATTACGTTATTAATACAAGGTTTACAATTGAAAGAGGCTACGTTGTTGAAAGTAAGCGTGGCGGAGGCGGCTATATTCGGATTATTAAGGTTCGCGCAAATAATCAGGCACACCTCTTAGATCAAATCTTACACTTGATTCATCACCGCCTTTCCCAGGCATCTGCTGAGGACATTATAGGTCGGCTTGTAAGTGAGGAAGTTATTTCTTCCCGCGAAGCTAAATTAATGTTAAGTGTAATTGATCGTTCAGTCCTTTATATTGAGCTCCCTCATAGGGACGAATTAAGGGCAAGGATGTTTAAGGCCATGATAACTTCATTGAAATATAAGTGA
- a CDS encoding UvrB/UvrC motif-containing protein has protein sequence MICQECNERPATFHFTKVINGEKTEVHICEHCAHENSELFMFNVNTGFSLNNLLTGLLNMESDIANTEEQNVFKASDVPQCDRCKMTLHQFKKVGRFGCSNCYPTFKNHITPILKRVHGGNTVHSGKIPERIGGDIHIRKQIDELKTKIHEFIVQEEFEQAAKVRDQIRSLEKRISSFHEEGS, from the coding sequence ATGATCTGCCAGGAGTGTAATGAAAGACCGGCAACGTTTCACTTTACAAAAGTGATTAATGGAGAAAAAACGGAAGTCCACATATGTGAACATTGCGCACATGAAAATAGTGAACTTTTTATGTTTAATGTTAACACAGGATTTTCTTTAAATAATTTATTAACTGGATTGCTTAACATGGAATCTGATATTGCTAATACAGAGGAACAAAATGTTTTTAAAGCTAGTGATGTACCACAATGTGATCGATGTAAAATGACCTTACATCAGTTTAAAAAGGTTGGAAGATTTGGCTGTTCAAATTGTTATCCTACTTTTAAAAATCATATAACCCCAATACTTAAACGAGTTCATGGCGGGAACACTGTTCACTCAGGAAAAATCCCTGAGCGAATAGGGGGAGATATTCATATCCGCAAGCAAATAGATGAGCTGAAAACTAAAATTCATGAATTCATTGTACAGGAAGAGTTTGAGCAAGCTGCTAAAGTAAGAGATCAAATAAGATCTCTTGAGAAAAGGATAAGTAGCTTTCATGAGGAGGGATCATAA
- a CDS encoding protein arginine kinase, which yields MSLQNFMNKAMSAWMSQEGPDSDIVLSSRIRLARNMEQFKFPTVSTNEESQEVLNFFETTYANKTFQEIGQLELLKMNDMQPIQKRVLVEKHLISPNLADNSIYGGCLLSENEEVSIMLNEEDHIRIQCLFPGFQLEEALDMANKLDDWIEEEVDYAFDERRGYLTSCPTNVGTGLRASVMMHLPALVLTQKVNRIIPAINQLGLVVRGIYGEGSEAIGNIFQISNQITLGKSEKDIVEDLISVVQQLITQERATREALYNSSQNQLEDRVYRSFGTLTYSRIIESNETAKCLSDVRLGIDLGIIKDISRNILNELMILTQPGFLQQYFGGPLRPNERDVRRAALIRERLNLEMERNKWMEDDES from the coding sequence ATGTCACTCCAAAATTTTATGAATAAGGCAATGAGTGCTTGGATGAGTCAAGAAGGACCGGATTCGGACATTGTATTAAGTAGTCGGATTCGCTTAGCACGTAATATGGAACAGTTTAAATTTCCTACAGTTTCTACAAATGAAGAATCACAAGAAGTTCTTAACTTCTTTGAAACAACATATGCAAATAAAACATTTCAGGAAATTGGTCAGCTGGAGCTGCTTAAGATGAACGATATGCAGCCCATTCAGAAAAGGGTTTTAGTAGAAAAGCATCTAATAAGTCCTAATCTAGCTGATAACTCTATTTATGGTGGATGTTTACTTTCTGAAAATGAGGAAGTTAGCATAATGTTAAATGAAGAGGACCATATCCGGATTCAATGTTTATTTCCAGGATTTCAACTTGAGGAAGCGTTGGATATGGCGAACAAGTTAGATGATTGGATTGAAGAAGAGGTAGACTACGCTTTTGATGAAAGAAGGGGATACTTAACCAGTTGTCCTACGAATGTGGGGACTGGATTAAGGGCATCGGTCATGATGCATTTACCTGCATTAGTACTTACCCAAAAAGTTAATAGAATTATCCCAGCAATTAATCAGCTTGGATTAGTAGTAAGAGGCATATATGGTGAGGGTAGTGAGGCCATCGGCAACATTTTTCAGATTTCAAATCAAATAACATTAGGTAAGTCTGAGAAAGATATTGTTGAAGATCTTATTAGTGTGGTTCAACAATTAATTACCCAAGAAAGAGCTACTCGTGAAGCTCTTTACAACTCATCCCAAAACCAGCTAGAAGACAGAGTGTATAGATCATTCGGAACTTTGACTTATAGCCGAATAATTGAATCGAATGAGACAGCAAAATGTTTGTCTGATGTTAGATTGGGAATTGATTTAGGAATTATTAAAGATATATCTCGTAATATTCTCAATGAACTTATGATTTTAACTCAACCTGGATTTTTACAACAATATTTTGGTGGACCATTACGTCCAAATGAAAGAGATGTTCGCCGAGCTGCTTTAATAAGAGAGCGGCTAAACTTAGAAATGGAACGTAATAAATGGATGGAGGATGATGAATCATGA